A genomic window from Zonotrichia leucophrys gambelii isolate GWCS_2022_RI chromosome 25, RI_Zleu_2.0, whole genome shotgun sequence includes:
- the LOC135457840 gene encoding transgelin-2-like: protein MACVQRTLMNLGSLAVAKGDGLFVGDPNWFPKKSQENRRVFSEDKLKEGQSVIGLQMGTNRGASQAGMTGYGMPRQIL, encoded by the exons ATGGCGTGCGTGCAGAGGACCCTGATGAACCTGGGCAGCCTGGCCGTGGCCAAGGGTGACGGGCTCTTCGTGGGAGACCCCAACTGGTTCCCCAA GAAGTCGCAGGAGAACCGGCGCGTCTTCTCCGAGGACAAGCTGAAGGAGGGGCAGAGCGTCATCGGGCTGCAGATGGGCACCAACCGGGGCGCCTCGCAGGCTGGCATGACGGGCTACGGGATGCCCCGCCAGATCCTCTGA
- the LOC135457811 gene encoding high affinity immunoglobulin gamma Fc receptor I-like, with protein sequence MAGDIGMAGKVALLLWAQTLGLAGAQTTQLLVEPPWRPAVLWDRVTLTCQGSGATTWYKDGKRWGQKGPDHITVTEKGTYTCDRPDTGLSPPVKVSNDWLVLQVPVRALLEGDTVTLRCRGWQNHTVTSVSFYREGTELRGLPDGTELSLSPLQLNHSGRYSCKGWVESWAWKESAPVTVTVHELFSVPVLVLEGPPEITEGSPLTLSCRSTPSPLRPPAPLLYLFYQDGRVLGGPQGSPQLLLPAVGVSHSGNYSCEAQSQGGTVRKSSARLRVTVTVHMPVANATITPGPLAHQVHTGDNVTLRCSVQVGSAPVTFTWLHNGHEVARGPLLELRDIDVGHSGTYQCVATNQLGQDGHRVFRAFSPELALEVTPGSPWVTGGVTQVAAGVSGALLFLLLLVGAIVAWHRWHRVGGAPPDPPAPPEEGEVLYTHVVVTKRAEASPGATTLQDPQVTYAELRGHQGRSQEPGDIYGNVL encoded by the exons atggctggggacatcGGGATGGCCGGGAAGGTGgcgctgctcctgtggg cccagaccctcGGCCTCGCTG gtgcccagaccacccagctcctggtggagccCCCCTGGAGGCCGGCGGTGCTGTGGGACcgggtgacactgacctgccagggctccGGTGCCACCACCTGGTACAAGGATGGGAAGCGCTGGGGGCAGAAGGGACCTGACCACATCACTGTCACCGAGAAAGGCACCTACACGTGTGACAGACCCGACACCGGGCTCAGCCCCCCTGTGAAAGTCTCAAACG actggctggtgctgcaggtgccggtgcgggcactgctggagggggacacggtgacactgCGCTGCCGGGGCTGGCAGAACCACACGGTCACCTCGGTGTCCTTCTACCGAGAGGGGACAGAACTGAGGGGGCTCCCCgatggcacagagctgtccctgtcccctctgcagctgaaccacAGCGGCCGCTACAGCTGCAAGGGCTGGGTGGAATCCTGGGCGTGGAAGGAGTCAGCGccggtgacagtgacagtgcacg agctCTTCTCGGTgccagtgctggtgctggagggtCCCCCCGAGATCACCGAGGGGTCCCCCCTGACTCTCAGCTGCcgcagcacccccagccccctgcggCCCCCAGCCCCCCTCCTGTACCTGTTCTATCAGGACGGGCGGGTGCTGGGGGGCCCGCAGGGGTCcccgcagctgctgctgcccgccGTGGGGGTCTCCCACTCGGGGAATTACAGCTGTGAGGCGCAGTCCCAGGGTGGGACCGTGCGGAAGAGCAGCGCCCGGCTCCGCGTCACGGTGACCGTGCACA tgcccgtggccaatgccaccatcacccccgGTCCCCTGGCACACCAGGTGCACACAGGTGACAACGTGACCCTGCGCTGCTCAGtgcaggtgggctcagcccctgtcaccttcacctggctgcacaaCGGGCACGAGGTGGCCCGgggtcccctcctggagctcagggacatcGATGTGGGACATTCGGGCACCTACCAGTGCGTGGCCAccaaccagctgggacaggacggGCACCGCGTGTTCCGGGCattcagccctgagctggcactggaGGTGACACCTGGCTCACCCTGGGTCACAGgtggggtcactcagg TGGCCGCAGGGGTCAGTGGGGCCcttttgttcctgctcctgctcgtGGGTGCCATTGTGGCCTGGCACCGGTGGCACCGTGTgggtgg GGCCCCCCCGGATCCCCCGGCCCCCCCAGAGGAGGGGGAGGTGCTGTACACCCACGTCGTGGTCACCAAGAGGGCAGAGG CGTCCCCCGGTGCCACCACCCTCCAGGATCCCCAGGTGACCTACGCGGagctgaggggacaccaggggcgATCGCAGGAACCCGGTGACATCTACGGGAATGTGCTGTGa
- the LOC135457864 gene encoding Fc receptor-like protein 3 — MAGKVALLLWAQTLGLAGAQTTQLLVKPPWRPAVLWDGVTLMCQGSGTAGATIWYKDGKHWGQKRRDHITVTESGTYECHRPGSGLSPPVTVSDGDRSPLSPDGLVLQVPVRALLEGDTVTLRCRGRWNRTVTSVSFYREGTELRGLRDGAELSLSPLQLNHSGRYSCKGWVKYWAWQQSAPVTVTVHELFSVPVLVLEGPPEITEGSPLTLSCRSTPSPLRPPAPLLYLFYQDGRVLGGPQGSPQLLLPAVGVSHSGNYSCEAQSQGGTVRKSSARLRVTVHMPVANATITPGPLAHQVHTGDNVTLRCSVQVGSAPVTFTWLHNGQEVAQGPLLELRDIDVGHSGTYQCVATNQLGQDGHRVFRALSPELALEVTPQGHRNTAVAVNVGRALLFLLLLLAVIGGCHWWHRRDPPEQRAALTTHIMGTEGAAGPPEVSPRPAPPRDPQVTNAELSGPQKGQRDPRDYENVL, encoded by the exons atggccgGGAAGGTGgcgctgctcctgtggg cccagaccctcGGCCTCGCTG gtgcccagaccACCCAGCTCCTTGTGAAGCCCCCCTGGAGGCCGGcggtgctgtgggatggggtgaCGCTGATGTGCCAGGGCTCGGGGACCGCCGGTGCCACCATCTGGTACAAGGATGGGAAGCACTGGGGGCAGAAGAGACGTGACCACATCACTGTCACTGAGAGCGGCACCTATGAGTGTCACAGACCTGGCAGTGGGCTCAGCCCCCCTGTGACAGTCTCAGATG GTGACaggtcccctctgtccccagacgggctggtgctgcaggtgccggTGCGGGCGCTGCTGgagggggacacggtgacactgCGCTGCCGGGGCAGGTGGAACCGCACGGTCACCTCGGTGTCCTTCTACCGAGAGGGGACAGAACTGAGGGGGCTCCGCGATGGcgcagagctgtccctgtcccctctgcagctgaaccacAGCGGCCGCTACAGCTGCAAGGGCTGGGTGAAATACTGGGCGTGGCAGCAGTCAGCGccggtgacagtgacagtgcacg agctCTTCTCGGTgccagtgctggtgctggagggtCCCCCCGAGATCACCGAGGGGTCCCCCCTGACTCTCAGCTGCcgcagcacccccagccccctgcggCCCCCAGCCCCCCTCCTGTACCTGTTCTATCAGGACGGGCGGGTGCTGGGGGGCCCGCAGGGGTCcccgcagctgctgctgcccgccGTGGGGGTCTCCCACTCGGGGAATTACAGCTGTGAGGCGCAGTCCCAGGGTGGGACCGTGCGGAAGAGCAGCGCCCGGCTCCGCGTCACGGTGCACA tgcccgtggccaatgccaccatcacccccgGTCCCCTGGCACACCAGGTGCACACAGGTGACAACGTGACCCTGCGCTGCTCAGtgcaggtgggctcagcccctgtcaccttcacctggctgcacaacgggcaggaggtggcccagggtcccctcctggagctcagggacatcGATGTGGGACATTCGGGCACCTACCAGTGCGTGGCCAccaaccagctgggacaggacggGCACCGCGTGTTCCGGgcactcagccctgagctggcactggaggtgacaccacagggacacaggaacacAG cagtggctgtgaatGTCGGCAGGgccctcctgttcctgctcctgctcctggctgtcatCGGGGGCTGTCACTGGTGGCACCGCCGgg ACCCCCCGGAGCAGAGGGCTGCACTCACCACCCACATCATGGGCACCGAGGGGGCAGCGG GGCCCCCAGAGGTGTCCCCCCGCCCTGCCCCACCTCGGGACCCACAAGTGACCAACGCGGAGCTGTCGGGACCCCAGAAGGGACAGCGGGACCCCCGTGACTACGAGAAcgtgctgtga
- the LOC135457715 gene encoding transgelin-2-like — MACVQRTLMNLGSLAVAKGDGLFVGDPNWFPKKSQENRRVFSEDKLKEGQSVIGLQMGTNRGASQAGMTGYGMPRQIL; from the exons ATGGCGTGCGTGCAGAGGACCCTGATGAACCTGGGCAGCCTGGCCGTGGCCAAGGGTGACGGGCTCTTCGTGGGAGACCCCAACTGGTTCCCCAA GAAGTCACAGGAGAACCGGCGCGTCTTCTCCGAGGACAAGCTGAAGGAGGGGCAGAGCGTCATCGGGCTGCAGATGGGCACCAACCGGGGCGCCTCGCAGGCTGGCATGACGGGCTACGGGATGCCCCGCCAGATCCTCTGA